A DNA window from Carnobacterium funditum DSM 5970 contains the following coding sequences:
- a CDS encoding YjzD family protein, with translation MKFIVTLFWGFCIGQAINYIGSSLTGGSYDFVTATLIGLVSAVIILLIGQVIPKTIHAGETK, from the coding sequence ATGAAATTTATCGTAACGTTATTTTGGGGGTTTTGTATTGGTCAAGCAATTAATTACATTGGTAGTTCTTTGACCGGCGGCTCATATGATTTTGTAACAGCTACTTTGATTGGTCTTGTTTCAGCAGTCATTATTCTGCTAATCGGACAAGTTATTCCAAAAACAATCCATGCTGGTGAAACCAAATAA
- the dnaE gene encoding DNA polymerase III subunit alpha, whose product MSFVHLQVISAYSLLKSTLSIEKLVVAAKERGYKAIALTDQNVMYGVVDFYKACKKYAIKPIIGMTIDIQGIINKQQDYPLILLAQNMAGYNNLMNLSSKKMLMEQGGNLTIEDVNDYSNGLIAITPGRDSEFESFLFSEEQEAVIKISETLQTIFSDDHFFVGLQLHDRFEEVQSALVKLKKQLSIKTVALGDVRYLNPSDDFSNEVLKAIGSGDKVSLSDVTTTNGPYSLLEENDQVGKFEAASLQKAIKQTTLIAEMIDVEIELQQHLLPRFDLPEQTNTSSYLKNLCFEGLNQRKSDHTKEYQERLDYELAIIHKMGFEDYFLIVWDLMAYAHKVKIVTGAGRGSAAGSLVAYVLNITDVDPIQYNLLFERFLNEERHTMPDIDLDFPDNRREEMLEYVKNKYGQEHVAQIATFGTLAAKMALRDVARVFELSQDEASQWSNTIPKTIGITLELAFQQSKALRELVGKNKKHTLLFDTAKKIEGLPRHVSTHAAGVVISDQPLNKYLPLQKGSGSINLTQYPMGNVEEIGLLKMDFLGLKNLSIIDNTLKLIKKQTQADVNLLAIPMDDPLTLELFAKADTVGIFQFESNGIKNVLRKLGPTSIEDVAAVNALYRPGPMEQIDLFIKRKKGEAPIVYPHDNLEPILSVTYGVMVYQEQVMQVASKMAGYTLGQADILRRAMAKKQKSLIDIERTHFIKGATELGYEEKIATQVYNYIEQFANYGFNRSHAVAYSFIAYQMAYLKAHYPEAFFVALLNSASNNPTKLKEFTLEIKKRKISIQPPDINKSFYAFSLKNHHIQFGLGSVKKLRKEMIMDIIQIRKESGPFKDLIDFLRRIDPKWLKEEYIKPLIYVGAFDNLAHSRGILISSLMGILSSLELSGNNVGLFDILKPKYTKTNDLSLEEKLELEEFYLGIYLSGHPTEQYENIALMKQTKFIQDVQIGQHEKIIGLIKNIRRIRTKKGEIMAFVTLNDSSGDCSLTLFPIKYRQYGNLLEKGELLYVEGKIEQNREDQKQMIVSSLEDIKVLAEIEKIGRIFIRIPTEKNDGKSLQELKKIIKKHHGSIPVILFYEKTKKKFALNESEWVDGTEKLKVALEKIIGKENVVIQKKEQNTIF is encoded by the coding sequence ATGTCTTTTGTACACTTGCAAGTTATCAGTGCTTATAGTTTGTTAAAAAGTACGTTATCAATTGAAAAACTTGTCGTCGCTGCAAAAGAACGAGGGTACAAAGCTATAGCTTTAACTGACCAAAATGTAATGTATGGGGTTGTCGATTTTTATAAAGCGTGTAAAAAATATGCTATCAAACCGATTATTGGTATGACCATAGATATTCAAGGGATTATAAATAAGCAACAAGACTATCCCCTAATTCTTTTAGCTCAGAATATGGCAGGCTACAATAATCTTATGAATTTATCCAGTAAAAAAATGTTAATGGAGCAGGGCGGGAATTTAACAATTGAAGATGTAAATGACTACAGTAACGGTTTAATTGCTATCACACCAGGAAGAGATAGTGAATTTGAGTCATTTTTATTTAGTGAGGAACAAGAGGCGGTAATTAAAATAAGCGAAACGCTTCAAACAATTTTTTCTGACGATCATTTTTTTGTAGGATTGCAACTACATGATCGATTTGAAGAAGTTCAGTCTGCTTTAGTCAAACTAAAAAAACAGTTGAGTATTAAAACAGTTGCATTAGGAGATGTTCGCTATTTAAATCCGTCTGATGATTTTAGTAATGAGGTTTTAAAAGCTATTGGTTCAGGTGATAAAGTCTCGTTATCTGATGTAACGACAACAAACGGGCCTTATTCATTACTTGAAGAAAATGATCAGGTTGGGAAATTTGAAGCTGCTAGTTTGCAAAAAGCTATTAAGCAGACGACTTTAATTGCTGAAATGATTGACGTTGAAATTGAATTGCAGCAACATCTATTGCCACGTTTTGATTTGCCAGAACAGACAAATACAAGCAGTTACTTAAAAAATCTGTGTTTTGAGGGATTAAACCAAAGGAAATCAGACCATACAAAAGAGTATCAAGAACGTTTAGATTACGAATTAGCCATTATTCATAAAATGGGATTCGAAGATTATTTTTTAATTGTTTGGGATTTAATGGCTTATGCTCATAAAGTAAAAATCGTTACCGGAGCAGGTAGGGGTTCAGCTGCAGGCTCATTAGTTGCCTATGTGTTGAACATAACAGACGTTGATCCGATTCAATACAATTTGTTGTTTGAACGGTTTTTAAACGAAGAACGTCACACTATGCCAGATATTGACTTAGATTTTCCAGATAACCGTAGAGAAGAAATGTTGGAATATGTAAAAAATAAATACGGACAAGAACATGTTGCGCAAATTGCAACTTTCGGTACATTGGCAGCAAAAATGGCCTTACGTGATGTTGCTCGTGTATTTGAGCTTAGTCAAGATGAAGCATCACAATGGTCCAATACAATCCCTAAAACTATTGGAATTACCCTAGAATTAGCTTTCCAGCAGTCAAAAGCATTACGAGAACTTGTTGGAAAAAATAAAAAACACACATTACTATTTGATACGGCCAAAAAAATAGAAGGACTACCAAGACACGTTTCTACTCATGCAGCGGGCGTTGTTATCAGCGACCAACCTTTAAACAAGTATCTGCCACTTCAAAAAGGCAGTGGCTCAATTAACTTAACCCAATACCCGATGGGGAATGTAGAAGAAATTGGCTTGTTGAAAATGGATTTCTTAGGCCTGAAAAACTTATCCATTATCGACAACACCTTAAAGCTAATTAAAAAACAAACACAAGCAGACGTTAATTTATTGGCTATTCCGATGGATGATCCTTTAACACTAGAGCTATTTGCTAAAGCCGATACGGTTGGTATTTTCCAGTTTGAATCTAATGGGATTAAAAATGTTTTACGCAAGCTAGGCCCAACTTCAATTGAAGATGTGGCAGCGGTGAATGCGTTATACCGTCCAGGACCAATGGAACAAATTGATTTGTTTATTAAACGAAAAAAAGGTGAAGCTCCAATCGTTTACCCACATGATAACCTAGAACCTATCTTAAGCGTCACTTATGGGGTAATGGTTTATCAAGAACAAGTCATGCAGGTGGCTTCTAAAATGGCCGGTTACACATTAGGACAAGCTGATATTTTAAGACGAGCAATGGCCAAAAAACAAAAATCTTTAATTGATATAGAACGGACTCATTTTATTAAGGGTGCAACAGAACTAGGTTATGAGGAAAAAATCGCTACACAAGTGTATAACTATATTGAACAGTTTGCCAACTACGGGTTTAATCGGTCCCACGCTGTAGCCTATTCGTTTATTGCTTATCAAATGGCTTATTTAAAAGCTCACTATCCCGAAGCGTTTTTTGTTGCATTACTTAATTCAGCATCAAATAATCCAACTAAATTAAAAGAATTCACACTGGAAATAAAGAAGCGGAAAATTAGTATCCAACCTCCAGATATCAATAAAAGCTTTTACGCCTTTTCATTAAAAAATCATCACATTCAATTCGGATTAGGTTCAGTAAAAAAATTAAGAAAAGAAATGATAATGGATATTATTCAAATCAGAAAAGAATCAGGTCCGTTTAAAGATTTGATTGACTTTTTAAGACGGATAGATCCTAAATGGTTAAAAGAAGAATACATTAAGCCGTTAATTTATGTTGGAGCTTTTGATAACCTTGCTCATTCAAGAGGAATATTAATTTCGTCATTAATGGGAATTTTATCGAGTCTGGAACTGAGTGGCAATAATGTTGGCTTATTTGATATTTTGAAACCAAAATATACCAAAACAAATGATTTAAGTCTTGAAGAAAAGTTAGAGTTAGAAGAATTTTATCTTGGTATTTATTTATCCGGTCATCCCACAGAACAGTACGAAAACATAGCCTTAATGAAACAGACAAAATTTATACAAGACGTACAAATCGGCCAACACGAAAAAATCATAGGACTTATAAAAAATATCAGACGAATTCGAACAAAAAAAGGAGAAATCATGGCTTTTGTAACATTAAATGATTCGTCTGGAGACTGTTCATTGACACTTTTCCCTATTAAGTATAGACAATATGGGAACCTGTTGGAAAAAGGTGAGTTACTTTATGTAGAAGGGAAAATTGAACAAAATCGTGAAGATCAGAAACAAATGATTGTTTCTTCATTAGAAGATATTAAGGTGCTAGCAGAAATAGAAAAAATAGGACGAATTTTTATTCGGATTCCAACTGAAAAAAACGATGGCAAATCTTTACAAGAATTAAAAAAAATTATAAAAAAACACCATGGATCAATTCCCGTTATTTTATTTTATGAAAAGACAAAAAAAAAATTCGCACTAAATGAATCTGAATGGGTAGATGGAACCGAGAAACTTAAAGTAGCTCTTGAAAAAATAATCGGAAAAGAAAATGTCGTTATTCAAAAAAAAGAACAAAATACAATTTTTTAA
- the pfkA gene encoding 6-phosphofructokinase, whose protein sequence is MKRIAVLTSGGDAPGMNAAVRAVVRKGLYEGMEVYGINYGYAGLVAGDIRKLTRRDVGDKISRGGTFLYSARYPEFATEEGQLKGIEQLEKFGIEGLVVIGGDGSYRGGLALTRHGFPAIGLPGTIDNDIPGTDFCIGFDTAINTVLDSVDKIRDTATSHVRTFIIEVMGRNAGDIALWTGVAGGAEQIIIPEKEFNMTDVANTIQKGRERGKKHSIIILAEGVMSGNDFADKLAEFGDHHARVTVLGHVQRGGSPTARDRVLASVFGAKAVDLLKEGKGGLAVGLVGNKIAENKFEDILTNEKHTPDLSLYQLNKEISY, encoded by the coding sequence ATGAAACGTATCGCTGTTTTAACAAGTGGAGGAGACGCTCCTGGAATGAATGCTGCTGTTCGTGCAGTTGTCCGCAAAGGTCTTTACGAAGGAATGGAAGTTTACGGGATAAACTATGGTTATGCTGGTTTAGTTGCTGGAGATATCCGTAAATTGACACGAAGAGATGTTGGAGATAAAATTTCACGTGGTGGAACATTCTTATATTCAGCTCGTTATCCAGAATTTGCAACAGAAGAAGGACAATTAAAAGGAATCGAACAATTAGAAAAATTCGGGATTGAAGGATTAGTTGTTATTGGTGGAGATGGTTCTTACCGTGGAGGATTAGCTTTAACAAGACATGGTTTTCCTGCAATCGGGTTGCCAGGAACAATCGATAATGATATCCCTGGTACTGATTTTTGTATTGGATTTGATACAGCAATTAATACGGTTTTAGATTCTGTCGATAAAATCAGAGATACTGCAACGAGTCATGTAAGAACTTTTATCATAGAAGTTATGGGACGTAATGCAGGAGATATTGCTCTTTGGACAGGTGTTGCAGGTGGAGCAGAACAAATTATTATTCCTGAAAAAGAATTTAACATGACAGATGTAGCTAATACTATTCAAAAAGGACGCGAACGCGGCAAGAAACATAGTATTATTATCCTTGCTGAGGGCGTAATGAGTGGGAATGATTTTGCTGATAAATTAGCAGAATTTGGAGATCACCATGCCCGTGTAACAGTTTTAGGCCACGTTCAGCGTGGTGGCTCACCAACAGCTAGAGACCGTGTGTTAGCAAGTGTCTTTGGCGCTAAAGCTGTTGACTTGTTAAAAGAAGGAAAAGGAGGCCTAGCCGTAGGATTGGTTGGAAATAAAATAGCTGAAAATAAATTTGAAGATATTTTAACTAATGAAAAGCATACGCCTGACCTATCTTTGTACCAATTAAATAAAGAAATTTCATATTAA
- the pyk gene encoding pyruvate kinase: MIIGREYKNEKTKIVCTIGPVSESVEFLVQMIEAGMNVARLNFSHGDFEEHGARIKNIREASKITGKMVAILLDTKGPEMRTHNMKDGLIEFSTGDVVRISMDEVEGTKEKFSITYPELINDVHVGTQVLLDDGLIDLEVTDIDFENRELVMLVKNAGVLKNKKGVNVPGVSVNLPGITDKDAADIRFGLKNDIDFIAASFVRRPSDILEIVEILEEQKMEHVQIIAKIENQEGVDRIDEILKVTDGVMVARGDLGVEIPTEEVPIVQKSLIKKCNALGKAVITATQMLDSMQDNPRPTRAEANDVANAIFDGTDAVMLSGETAAGKYPIEAVQTMARIAVRTEEALVNQDAFALKAYSETDMTEAIGQAVGHTARNLGIRTIVAATESGHTARMISKYRPKANIVAVTFSERVMRGLALSWGVHPTISSKPSSTDDMFSLASTIVRENGFATEGDLIIITAGVPVGERGTTNLMKIQLIGSKLVSGHGIGSESVIGKAVVVSSAEEANVKAIEGGILVVKTTDKDYLPAIQKSAAIVVENGGLTSHAAVIGIAMGIPVIVGAEDATTLINTDELITVDSRRGIVYHGATTAI, encoded by the coding sequence ATGATTATTGGGAGAGAATATAAAAATGAAAAAACAAAAATAGTATGTACAATTGGACCAGTTAGTGAATCAGTAGAATTTTTAGTACAAATGATTGAAGCTGGAATGAACGTTGCTCGTTTAAACTTTTCACATGGAGATTTTGAAGAACATGGAGCGCGTATCAAAAACATTCGTGAAGCATCAAAAATTACGGGTAAAATGGTTGCTATCTTACTAGATACAAAAGGTCCAGAAATGCGTACACACAACATGAAAGATGGACTTATCGAATTTTCTACAGGAGATGTCGTTCGTATATCTATGGATGAAGTTGAAGGAACAAAAGAAAAATTCTCTATAACTTATCCAGAGTTAATCAATGATGTGCATGTAGGTACACAGGTATTATTGGATGATGGTTTAATCGATTTAGAAGTAACAGATATCGATTTTGAAAACAGAGAACTTGTAATGTTAGTTAAAAATGCTGGCGTATTGAAAAATAAAAAAGGTGTTAACGTTCCAGGAGTATCTGTCAATTTACCAGGTATTACTGATAAAGATGCAGCTGATATCCGTTTTGGTTTAAAAAACGATATCGATTTTATTGCAGCTAGTTTTGTTCGACGCCCAAGTGATATTTTAGAAATCGTTGAAATTTTAGAAGAACAAAAAATGGAACACGTTCAAATCATTGCTAAAATAGAAAATCAAGAAGGTGTTGATAGAATCGACGAAATCTTGAAAGTTACTGATGGCGTAATGGTTGCTCGTGGTGATTTAGGCGTGGAAATTCCAACTGAAGAAGTTCCTATTGTTCAAAAATCTTTGATCAAAAAATGTAATGCATTAGGAAAAGCAGTTATAACAGCTACTCAAATGTTAGATTCAATGCAAGATAATCCTCGTCCTACACGTGCAGAAGCTAACGACGTTGCTAATGCTATTTTCGATGGTACTGATGCAGTAATGTTATCAGGAGAAACAGCAGCAGGTAAATACCCTATTGAAGCTGTTCAGACAATGGCTCGCATTGCCGTTCGTACTGAAGAAGCTTTAGTCAATCAAGATGCATTTGCTTTGAAAGCTTACAGTGAGACAGACATGACAGAAGCAATTGGACAAGCTGTTGGTCATACTGCTCGTAACTTAGGAATTCGAACCATTGTCGCTGCAACAGAATCTGGTCATACAGCACGTATGATTTCTAAATATCGTCCAAAAGCTAACATTGTAGCAGTAACATTCTCAGAACGTGTTATGCGTGGTTTAGCACTTTCATGGGGAGTTCATCCAACTATATCTTCTAAGCCTTCATCTACTGATGATATGTTCAGCTTAGCATCAACTATCGTTCGTGAAAATGGCTTTGCTACAGAAGGAGATTTAATTATTATTACTGCAGGTGTTCCTGTTGGTGAACGTGGAACGACAAACTTAATGAAGATTCAATTAATAGGATCAAAATTAGTAAGTGGTCACGGAATCGGCTCAGAATCTGTTATTGGAAAAGCTGTTGTTGTTTCAAGTGCTGAAGAAGCAAATGTAAAAGCAATAGAAGGTGGTATCTTAGTTGTTAAGACAACAGATAAAGACTACTTGCCTGCTATCCAAAAATCTGCTGCAATTGTAGTAGAAAATGGCGGATTGACAAGTCATGCAGCTGTTATTGGGATTGCAATGGGAATTCCGGTAATTGTTGGAGCAGAAGATGCAACAACGTTAATTAACACAGATGAATTGATTACAGTTGATTCACGTCGCGGTATTGTGTATCATGGAGCAACAACTGCAATCTAA
- a CDS encoding CvfB family protein, with protein MNQSLGNVITGLVTDMNEKAYFIQKDGVTYKLLKNETTQYELGDTVEGFAYVSLNKETILTQDIPTVRIGKFAWATVVDTRKDLGVFMDVGLPDKELVVSLDELPVLKHLWPKKGDQLMITVKVDEKDRMWGTLVPETVFESLAQKASADLNNQNITATAYRLKMVGTFVFTSDNHLGFIHPSERKDEPRMGEVVSGRVIGVRPDGVLNISLMPRAHEAIDDDAGMLLAILERTANGSFPYTDKSDANEIRERFGISKSQFKRALGNLMKQRMIIQEDGETKLVQQAVEPTIEPIVEAANNDENIKE; from the coding sequence ATGAACCAATCATTAGGAAATGTAATAACAGGATTAGTTACAGATATGAATGAAAAAGCTTATTTTATTCAAAAAGACGGAGTAACATATAAATTATTAAAAAACGAAACAACACAGTACGAATTAGGAGATACGGTAGAAGGATTTGCGTATGTATCTTTAAATAAAGAGACAATATTAACACAAGATATTCCGACAGTTCGTATTGGAAAATTTGCATGGGCTACTGTTGTAGATACACGCAAAGACTTAGGCGTGTTTATGGATGTTGGCTTGCCAGATAAAGAACTGGTTGTTTCATTGGATGAGTTGCCCGTATTGAAACATCTTTGGCCCAAAAAAGGCGATCAACTAATGATCACTGTAAAAGTTGATGAAAAAGATCGTATGTGGGGAACTCTAGTACCTGAAACAGTTTTTGAATCGCTCGCTCAAAAAGCTAGTGCTGATTTAAATAATCAAAACATTACAGCTACAGCTTATCGACTGAAAATGGTTGGTACATTTGTGTTTACTTCGGACAACCATTTAGGTTTTATTCACCCATCTGAAAGAAAAGACGAGCCTCGTATGGGAGAAGTCGTATCAGGTCGAGTTATTGGAGTTAGACCAGATGGTGTTTTAAATATTTCATTGATGCCTCGTGCACACGAAGCGATAGATGATGATGCTGGAATGTTATTAGCAATCTTAGAACGCACCGCAAATGGTAGTTTCCCTTATACGGATAAAAGTGATGCGAATGAAATTAGAGAACGCTTTGGGATAAGTAAATCTCAATTTAAGCGTGCTCTAGGCAACTTAATGAAACAAAGAATGATCATCCAAGAAGATGGAGAAACAAAACTAGTTCAACAAGCTGTTGAACCAACTATCGAACCAATTGTCGAAGCAGCTAATAATGATGAGAATATAAAAGAATAG
- a CDS encoding Fur family transcriptional regulator, whose protein sequence is MQTTESMLITIKEKLHSAGYKLTPQREATIKILLEKETEHMSAEEIYLAVKKKNSDIGLATVYRTLEILSEMEVVNKISFDDGLVRYDLKQEGDRHFHHHLLCLKCGGIEEIFEDLLETVEQDVEKRFNFQIKDHRLTFHGICKKCQ, encoded by the coding sequence ATGCAGACGACAGAGTCCATGTTAATAACGATAAAAGAAAAATTGCATAGTGCTGGGTATAAACTTACTCCGCAAAGAGAAGCGACGATAAAAATTTTGCTTGAAAAAGAAACAGAACATATGAGTGCGGAAGAAATCTATTTAGCAGTTAAAAAAAAAAATTCAGATATTGGCTTAGCTACGGTGTATCGTACATTAGAAATTTTATCTGAAATGGAAGTTGTCAATAAAATTAGTTTTGATGACGGGTTAGTTCGATATGATTTAAAACAAGAAGGTGACAGACATTTTCACCACCATCTCTTATGTTTGAAATGTGGTGGAATTGAAGAAATATTCGAAGATTTATTAGAAACTGTTGAACAAGATGTTGAAAAGCGTTTTAATTTTCAAATTAAAGATCATCGTTTAACGTTTCATGGAATTTGTAAAAAATGTCAATGA
- the xerD gene encoding site-specific tyrosine recombinase XerD has translation MEEDLAEYIRFLTIERGLSKNTIESYLRDLKTYLVFLDNNQLVAWDDIDRYAILSFLQQLKEEKKSAGSIIRMVSSLRQFHQFLRQEKLATVDPMAHIDTPKKAQTLPKVLSTKEVEILIETPNTSETLGIRDRAILEVMYATGLRVSELTELKLDDLHLSLGLIQTIGKGDKERILPLGDLAIKWIELYLNHSRNRLERPNQRSMYVFLNHHGHKLTRQGIWKNLKILVQKAGIEKDVTPHTLRHSFATHLLENGADLRTVQELLGHSDISTTQIYTHITTHRMSSVYKMYHPRA, from the coding sequence ATGGAAGAAGATTTAGCTGAATATATTCGTTTTTTAACAATTGAACGTGGACTTTCCAAGAATACGATTGAAAGTTATTTACGTGATTTAAAAACCTATTTGGTCTTTTTGGATAATAATCAACTCGTAGCATGGGATGATATTGATCGTTATGCTATTTTATCTTTTTTACAGCAATTAAAAGAAGAAAAAAAATCTGCTGGTTCTATCATAAGAATGGTTTCAAGTTTAAGGCAGTTCCATCAATTTTTAAGACAAGAAAAATTAGCAACGGTTGATCCGATGGCCCATATCGATACTCCTAAAAAAGCACAAACCTTACCGAAAGTACTGTCTACTAAAGAAGTAGAGATTTTAATTGAAACCCCTAATACTAGTGAAACATTAGGTATCAGAGACCGCGCAATCCTTGAAGTAATGTATGCAACTGGCCTGCGAGTTTCTGAATTAACAGAGTTAAAATTAGATGATTTACATCTTTCTCTAGGTTTAATTCAAACGATTGGTAAAGGAGATAAAGAGCGTATTCTACCGTTGGGCGATTTAGCTATCAAATGGATTGAACTGTATTTAAACCATAGCCGAAATAGACTAGAACGACCAAATCAACGTTCTATGTATGTCTTTTTAAACCATCATGGTCATAAATTAACTAGACAAGGGATATGGAAAAATTTAAAAATACTTGTCCAAAAAGCAGGAATAGAAAAAGATGTGACTCCCCATACTCTACGACATTCCTTTGCTACTCATTTATTAGAAAATGGGGCGGACTTAAGGACGGTTCAAGAATTGTTGGGACACTCAGATATATCAACCACACAAATTTATACACATATTACTACACATCGCATGTCTTCTGTTTATAAAATGTATCACCCGCGAGCGTAA
- the deoB gene encoding phosphopentomutase: MSYKRVHLIVMDSVGIGEAPDAKQFNDVGSDTLGHIAQAVELKIPHLEELGLGNIRPLKGIRNVPDNVGYYTKLQEVSVGKDTMTGHWEIMGLNIQTPFRVFPEGFPDELLKKIEDFSGRKIVANKPASGTEIIEEYGEHQMKTGDLIVYTSADPVLQIAAHEDIIPLDELYKICQYVRDITKDDPYMIGRIIARPFVGSPGSFTRTSGRHDYALNPFGETVLNHLSNSGKDVIAIGKINDIYNGEGITESVRTTSNMDGVDQLLKVMTQDFVGLSFLNLVDFDALFGHRRDVVGYGKAIEEFDNRLEEIVGQLREDDLLLITADHGNDPTALGTDHTREYVPLLAYSPAMKKFGELPQGHFADIGATIAENFSVKNTGFGESFLNHLI; the protein is encoded by the coding sequence ATGTCTTATAAAAGAGTACATTTGATTGTAATGGATTCAGTTGGAATTGGTGAAGCACCAGACGCTAAACAATTTAATGATGTAGGCAGCGATACATTAGGTCATATCGCTCAGGCAGTAGAGTTAAAGATACCCCATTTAGAAGAATTAGGATTAGGCAATATTCGCCCATTAAAAGGTATCAGAAATGTGCCAGATAATGTTGGCTACTATACCAAATTACAAGAAGTATCTGTTGGAAAAGATACGATGACAGGACATTGGGAAATAATGGGTTTGAATATTCAAACTCCTTTTAGAGTTTTTCCTGAAGGATTTCCAGATGAATTACTTAAGAAAATTGAAGATTTTTCAGGCCGTAAGATAGTTGCAAATAAACCTGCTAGTGGAACTGAAATTATTGAAGAGTATGGTGAGCATCAAATGAAAACTGGTGATTTAATCGTTTATACGTCAGCTGATCCTGTATTACAAATTGCTGCGCATGAAGACATTATTCCGCTAGATGAATTATATAAAATTTGTCAATATGTAAGAGACATTACAAAAGATGATCCGTATATGATTGGCCGTATTATTGCTCGCCCGTTCGTTGGATCTCCAGGAAGTTTTACTAGAACAAGTGGCCGCCACGACTATGCTTTAAACCCTTTTGGAGAAACAGTTCTGAATCATTTAAGCAACTCCGGAAAAGATGTTATAGCGATAGGGAAAATCAATGATATTTACAATGGCGAAGGAATTACAGAATCTGTACGTACAACTAGCAATATGGATGGAGTCGATCAATTATTAAAAGTGATGACTCAAGATTTTGTAGGGTTAAGCTTTTTAAATCTAGTTGATTTTGATGCCTTATTTGGACATCGTCGGGATGTAGTTGGTTATGGAAAAGCTATCGAGGAATTCGATAATCGCTTAGAAGAAATCGTAGGACAATTGAGAGAAGACGACTTGCTTTTAATTACTGCTGATCATGGAAACGATCCGACTGCTCTTGGGACAGATCATACACGTGAATACGTACCATTGCTAGCTTATTCACCCGCTATGAAAAAATTTGGAGAGTTACCTCAAGGTCATTTTGCAGATATAGGAGCAACGATTGCTGAAAATTTCAGTGTCAAAAACACCGGCTTTGGCGAAAGTTTTTTGAATCATTTAATTTAA
- a CDS encoding purine-nucleoside phosphorylase: MTSTLQEKIESAAEYINEKGVKQLEIGLILGSGLGELADEIENPVTISYNEIPHFPVSTVVGHAGQLVYGKLGGKLVLAMQGRFHYYEGYSLEEVTFPVRVMKELGVHSLIVTNAAGGVNKTFTQGELMMITDQINYTGANPLMGPNDEALGVRFTDMSEPYNKDYQKVVKQVASDMNLDLKEGVYMGFSGPTYETPAEIKMARLLGADAVGMSTVPEIIVAKHASLKTIGISCITNLAAGMQESLNHEEVVETTQRVKKTFKLFIKNILAAI; encoded by the coding sequence ATGACTTCAACCTTACAAGAAAAAATTGAAAGTGCAGCTGAATACATTAATGAAAAAGGGGTTAAACAACTTGAAATTGGTTTAATTCTTGGCTCAGGATTAGGAGAACTTGCGGATGAAATTGAAAATCCAGTGACGATATCTTATAATGAAATCCCTCATTTCCCTGTATCGACAGTAGTAGGGCATGCTGGCCAATTAGTCTATGGGAAACTTGGTGGAAAATTAGTATTAGCTATGCAAGGACGTTTTCATTATTATGAAGGCTATAGTTTAGAAGAAGTGACATTTCCTGTTAGAGTCATGAAAGAGTTAGGCGTGCATTCTTTAATTGTTACTAATGCTGCTGGTGGAGTAAATAAAACCTTCACACAAGGAGAATTAATGATGATCACCGATCAAATTAACTATACTGGAGCAAACCCATTGATGGGACCGAATGATGAAGCATTAGGCGTACGTTTTACGGACATGAGCGAGCCTTATAATAAAGATTACCAAAAAGTCGTTAAACAGGTTGCTTCAGATATGAATTTAGACTTAAAAGAAGGCGTTTATATGGGATTCTCCGGTCCAACGTATGAAACCCCTGCTGAAATTAAAATGGCTCGACTACTAGGAGCAGATGCAGTTGGAATGTCTACCGTTCCTGAAATAATAGTTGCTAAACATGCATCACTAAAAACAATTGGAATTTCTTGTATCACTAATCTGGCAGCAGGTATGCAAGAGTCACTTAATCATGAAGAAGTTGTAGAAACAACGCAACGAGTTAAAAAAACATTCAAATTATTTATAAAAAATATTTTAGCAGCTATTTAG